CATGGAAACAGCATTCAGCATCATGAAGGAGCACAGGGGGGTTATCAAGCTCACATCCACAGTTCACATAACAAATATCTGCCAGGTGAGACCAAGGTGCAGCTACTGTGGATTTGCCGCCGGAACATCACGTAACGGATACTACACTTCATTCTTCAAAACCGATGATGAAATCCTAGAGGCCGCCAGGATAATAGAAAAATCTGGAATACCCAGGGTCAGCTGCTCAGGCGCCCATGGATTCAACGGTGAACATGCTGTCAAAGCGGCTGAAATAGTGAAGGAGAACACAACACTTGAACTGCTCATAAACGTTGGATCCGACCTTAACAGGGCTTCAGTGGAGAAGCTTGCGGATTATGGTACTGACACAGTATGCTGCAACCTTGAAACCGTCAACAGGGAACTTTTCAGGCGGGTTAAACCAGGTGAAAAAATAGAAGACCGTATAAGAGTCTGTGAACTTGTATGTGAAAGTGGAATAGAATTATCAAGTGGTCTACTTATAGGTCTCGGTGAGAGTT
This DNA window, taken from Methanothermobacter sp., encodes the following:
- the hmdB gene encoding 5,10-methenyltetrahydromethanopterin hydrogenase cofactor biosynthesis protein HmdB, translating into MMDKILKKAAEGYPLDDKEIIRLFQINDPKNFALLMETAFSIMKEHRGVIKLTSTVHITNICQVRPRCSYCGFAAGTSRNGYYTSFFKTDDEILEAARIIEKSGIPRVSCSGAHGFNGEHAVKAAEIVKENTTLELLINVGSDLNRASVEKLADYGTDTVCCNLETVNRELFRRVKPGEKIEDRIRVCELVCESGIELSSGLLIGLGESYADRLAHLRFLGDFETLGEIPIMGFNPYPGTPMENHPPCPLEEQMKTIAITRIMYPDIRITVPTPTIGPENVRFSLMAGADNLATVIPDGYPHDVKGVGSPRYGNLNDVLRVVDEMGLKPQLSAKPAADGVALL